One Candidatus Dormiibacterota bacterium DNA window includes the following coding sequences:
- a CDS encoding cation:proton antiporter — MKLWHIAAVLVAGLIVGQIHPGLLTQTFRWATLELFLPALIFEAAWNLDFSLMKRAWRPILLLAVPGVAITAGLVALAVYRFGSVGIGTALLVGAILSATDPVAIVALFRHLPVPPALKTIVESESLLNDAIAVMLYRAVLAAIIGTASAAHVGAIAGQALLGSFAGIALGAIVGIACAYVVRKHPNALAQGLATGIAAYGAYALADRFGWSGIFAVIACGIALRERQGYAIGDAVAETVELGWERAATVANLCLFFLVGTAVESAHLWSERAFLGIVLAAVIIARFVLAYGLLALLPRMLRSWKTLVRFAGVRGALSLALALALPAEIPMRSLIVDATFVVVIATLLLGSLTLERRVGALKLGEGS, encoded by the coding sequence ATGAAGCTCTGGCATATTGCCGCGGTCTTGGTCGCCGGACTCATCGTCGGTCAAATCCATCCCGGTCTCCTGACGCAGACCTTCCGCTGGGCGACGCTCGAGCTGTTCTTGCCCGCGCTCATCTTTGAAGCTGCATGGAATCTTGATTTTTCCTTGATGAAGCGCGCTTGGCGGCCGATTCTGCTGTTGGCCGTGCCGGGTGTGGCCATCACCGCCGGGCTGGTGGCGCTGGCGGTGTATCGCTTCGGCTCCGTCGGCATCGGCACGGCGCTACTCGTCGGAGCGATCTTGAGTGCAACCGATCCGGTGGCGATCGTGGCGCTGTTTCGCCATTTGCCCGTTCCGCCCGCGCTCAAGACGATCGTCGAAAGCGAATCGCTGCTCAACGACGCCATCGCCGTCATGCTCTATCGCGCCGTGCTGGCGGCGATCATCGGGACGGCTTCCGCGGCTCACGTCGGCGCGATTGCTGGCCAGGCTCTCCTGGGATCGTTCGCAGGCATCGCCTTGGGCGCGATCGTTGGTATTGCTTGCGCTTATGTCGTGCGCAAACACCCGAACGCGCTGGCGCAAGGCTTAGCCACCGGCATCGCCGCGTACGGGGCGTACGCGCTCGCCGACCGTTTTGGCTGGTCGGGGATTTTTGCCGTCATCGCATGCGGTATCGCTTTACGCGAGCGGCAGGGCTACGCGATCGGGGACGCGGTTGCGGAGACGGTGGAATTGGGTTGGGAGCGCGCGGCGACGGTCGCGAACCTCTGCTTGTTCTTTCTGGTCGGTACGGCGGTGGAGAGCGCGCATCTTTGGAGCGAACGCGCGTTTCTCGGCATCGTGCTGGCTGCGGTCATCATCGCGCGATTCGTGCTAGCGTACGGTTTGCTCGCGCTGTTGCCGCGGATGCTCCGTTCCTGGAAGACACTGGTTCGCTTCGCCGGCGTCCGAGGAGCGCTCTCGCTGGCGTTGGCGTTGGCGCTCCCGGCAGAGATCCCGATGCGCTCCCTCATCGTCGACGCGACGTTCGTCGTCGTGATTGCGACGCTTCTCCTAGGTTCGCTGACGCTTGAACGAAGGGTTGGCGCCCTAAAGCTGGGCGAAGGATCCTAA
- a CDS encoding potassium-transporting ATPase subunit F gives MIFDDAAGIVLALCALLYLGYAMLRPEKF, from the coding sequence ATGATCTTCGATGATGCGGCCGGTATCGTGCTGGCGCTGTGCGCGCTGCTGTATTTGGGGTACGCGATGCTGCGCCCCGAGAAGTTTTAG